In one Komagataeibacter sp. FNDCR2 genomic region, the following are encoded:
- the cbiB gene encoding adenosylcobinamide-phosphate synthase CbiB — MRIALFTCRSVGIACVASVTDAAIGYPQALVRRIGHPVIWIGRLIDRLDTNLNRPDLSPARRRANGFVAAGLIVALPTLSAMVLERLVKRMLPRWLALPVTALLASTLVAQRSLHDHVLAVARSAEESLPAARHAVSHIVGRDPELLDEAGVLRAATETLAENFSDGIVAPLFWMAAGGLPGAVFYKSANTADSMIGHRTPKHEAFGYAAARLDDLVNLPASRLSALWIILAAATMRGMDAGGALRILRRDATTHRSPNAGWPEAAMAGALGIRLSGPRAYNGVNVDEPWVGDGPATLRPQALYRALALYRRACLIQTLAGLAGLGLLARGLRRH, encoded by the coding sequence ATGCGCATCGCCCTTTTTACATGCCGGAGCGTAGGGATCGCCTGCGTCGCATCCGTAACCGATGCGGCCATTGGCTATCCACAGGCGCTCGTGCGCCGGATCGGGCATCCGGTCATATGGATCGGTCGCCTGATCGACCGGCTCGATACGAACCTCAACCGCCCCGATCTGTCCCCCGCGCGCCGCAGGGCGAATGGCTTTGTCGCGGCGGGCCTGATCGTGGCGTTACCAACCCTGTCGGCCATGGTGCTGGAGCGACTTGTCAAGCGTATGCTGCCCCGGTGGCTTGCCCTGCCGGTTACGGCGCTGCTGGCCAGCACGCTGGTCGCGCAGCGTTCACTCCATGACCACGTACTGGCGGTGGCACGATCGGCGGAGGAAAGCCTGCCCGCCGCGCGCCATGCGGTCTCCCATATAGTAGGGCGCGATCCCGAACTGCTGGATGAAGCGGGAGTCCTGCGCGCGGCGACCGAGACGCTGGCGGAAAATTTCTCCGATGGCATCGTGGCCCCCCTGTTCTGGATGGCGGCGGGCGGACTGCCGGGCGCGGTATTTTATAAATCCGCCAATACGGCGGATAGCATGATCGGTCATCGCACGCCGAAGCATGAAGCCTTCGGTTATGCGGCCGCCAGGCTGGATGATCTGGTCAACCTGCCCGCTTCCCGCCTTTCCGCCCTGTGGATCATCCTTGCGGCAGCGACCATGCGCGGCATGGATGCGGGCGGGGCGCTGCGCATCCTGCGGCGGGACGCCACGACCCATCGTTCGCCCAATGCGGGATGGCCCGAAGCCGCGATGGCGGGCGCGCTGGGCATACGCCTGTCCGGCCCACGCGCCTATAACGGTGTAAATGTTGATGAACCATGGGTTGGTGATGGACCCGCCACGCTTCGCCCACAGGCGCTGTACCGTGCGCTGGCGCTGTACCGCCGCGCATGCCTGATCCAGACCCTGGCCGGGCTTGCCGGGCTGGGGCTGCTCGCACGCGGCTTACGACGGCATTAA
- a CDS encoding glycosyltransferase, translating into MAIKPDISLIICTFNRPEGLRRILDCCIRQISNGALSCEIIVSDNSPPGYANSIIDSLETHDVSIHCVQSASGNISLARNKGISASSSDIIIFLDDDMTICDNWISIMHAALEDHGADCALSSLLPMSENKLPVQGMSAAFFSRLLAMPDGTCISPGKKSGMAYVSVATSGTIWRRETCFTDALPFDPEFGASGGEDCDLFLRLENRQRKIIWCGSAISYEWVPPGRMTFRYLLMRAFGGGQIFVGALVKNARYPYLASLKWIVIGLLQFIGGGILLSGAGILALLFPSKFRNMFVSLAFKEAAAMGKITWFYKFPTYKVESKMGKK; encoded by the coding sequence ATGGCCATAAAGCCAGATATTTCCTTAATAATATGTACTTTCAACCGCCCGGAGGGGCTAAGGCGTATTCTGGACTGTTGCATCCGGCAGATAAGCAACGGCGCATTATCGTGTGAAATCATTGTTTCGGATAACAGCCCGCCTGGTTATGCAAACTCCATTATAGATTCACTAGAAACCCACGACGTTTCCATTCACTGTGTACAATCTGCTTCGGGAAATATCTCGCTGGCAAGAAATAAGGGCATTTCCGCATCATCTTCAGATATTATAATTTTTCTGGATGATGACATGACCATCTGCGACAACTGGATTTCCATCATGCATGCGGCCCTGGAGGATCATGGGGCCGATTGCGCCCTTTCCTCCCTGCTTCCGATGTCCGAAAATAAATTACCTGTTCAGGGAATGAGCGCCGCTTTCTTTTCCCGTCTTCTTGCCATGCCGGATGGAACCTGTATCAGCCCCGGAAAGAAATCCGGCATGGCCTATGTCTCGGTCGCGACAAGCGGTACGATCTGGCGCCGCGAAACATGCTTTACGGATGCCCTGCCATTCGACCCCGAATTCGGGGCATCCGGTGGTGAGGACTGTGACCTGTTTTTACGGCTGGAAAACCGCCAGAGGAAAATCATCTGGTGTGGATCCGCCATTTCCTATGAATGGGTTCCGCCGGGCAGGATGACCTTCCGCTACCTGCTCATGCGGGCGTTTGGGGGTGGACAGATATTTGTGGGCGCATTGGTCAAAAATGCACGATATCCTTATCTTGCATCCTTGAAATGGATCGTTATTGGCCTGCTCCAGTTTATCGGCGGAGGTATTCTGTTAAGTGGTGCAGGTATATTAGCCTTACTGTTCCCCTCAAAATTCAGGAATATGTTTGTTTCGCTGGCCTTCAAGGAAGCAGCCGCCATGGGAAAAATAACGTGGTTCTACAAATTCCCGACCTATAAAGTAGAAAGCAAAATGGGGAAAAAATAG